The following are encoded in a window of Clostridium thermarum genomic DNA:
- a CDS encoding VWA-like domain-containing protein, translating to MGTNFIEGKRTELSAQCIAKDKEISKDPEFANAFNKLWQSIILEMIEGADTFFANFIVELRRELDYDLQEPMCTIPQYNYFRLVINPIYLLECTIREIQALLKHEVYHILSLHHYRSQVLLKNYSKLAVNLAMDISVNQYIINLPNWANTIEKVSLSYNVNLQENQALEFYTHQIQEALNRKIQNVVIGEEIETDNLSSTEVGESHHTWMNENLDLDEEQLKEIVDKLLENINDVSRPDSVSRIAEDSRANPKLSWQKLLIRSFGTTPWKKKKTITRRDRRMPDRLELRGIITHYISEVIVAIDISGSMTEKEIDNILTEIKALVRSYNSKVTVLECDDELRRIYSLQAGKPIKERPKASGKTKFSPVFEYISKRKLYKATLIYFTDGLGEEILDQSIVHYKTIWVITTSENKLSLKNPPGHVINLGSRKKNNEEMLPLDLLKSELKEIRSEWAK from the coding sequence ATGGGTACCAATTTTATAGAGGGAAAAAGGACTGAACTATCAGCCCAATGTATAGCTAAGGACAAGGAAATTTCAAAGGACCCGGAATTCGCCAACGCTTTTAATAAACTTTGGCAGTCAATAATACTGGAAATGATAGAGGGGGCAGATACTTTTTTCGCTAATTTCATAGTTGAGCTGAGGCGGGAACTTGATTACGATCTGCAAGAGCCAATGTGTACAATACCTCAGTATAACTATTTCAGATTAGTGATAAACCCCATTTACTTGCTGGAATGCACTATAAGAGAAATTCAAGCCCTACTTAAACATGAAGTGTACCACATTTTAAGTCTTCATCATTACAGGTCACAGGTATTATTGAAAAATTACAGCAAACTGGCAGTTAATTTAGCTATGGATATATCCGTGAATCAATATATAATAAACCTGCCAAACTGGGCTAATACCATAGAAAAAGTAAGCTTGTCATATAATGTTAACCTTCAAGAAAATCAAGCACTTGAATTCTACACACATCAAATCCAGGAGGCCTTGAATAGAAAAATTCAAAATGTGGTTATTGGTGAGGAAATTGAAACAGACAATCTTTCAAGCACCGAGGTTGGGGAAAGTCACCACACTTGGATGAATGAAAACTTAGATCTAGACGAAGAGCAATTGAAGGAGATAGTAGATAAACTACTAGAAAACATTAATGATGTCAGTAGACCTGATAGTGTAAGCCGGATAGCGGAGGATTCCAGAGCAAACCCCAAACTCTCCTGGCAAAAACTCCTCATAAGAAGCTTTGGGACTACACCTTGGAAAAAGAAGAAAACCATAACCCGTAGGGATAGGAGAATGCCGGACCGTTTGGAGCTTAGAGGGATCATAACTCACTATATCAGTGAAGTGATTGTAGCCATTGATATCAGCGGAAGTATGACGGAAAAAGAAATAGATAACATATTGACTGAAATCAAGGCTTTGGTTAGAAGCTACAACTCAAAGGTCACTGTTCTTGAATGTGACGATGAACTCAGAAGGATTTATTCCTTACAAGCCGGAAAGCCAATCAAAGAAAGACCTAAAGCCAGTGGAAAAACTAAGTTCTCACCGGTGTTTGAATATATAAGCAAAAGGAAGCTGTATAAGGCCACACTAATTTACTTTACTGACGGTTTAGGTGAAGAAATTCTTGATCAAAGCATTGTTCACTATAAAACTATCTGGGTTATTACTACTTCAGAAAATAAACTTTCACTGAAAAATCCGCCCGGCCATGTAATTAATTTAGGTTCTAGGAAGAAAAATAATGAAGAAATGCTTCCCTTGGATTTGCTTAAAAGTGAACTCAAAGAAATAAGGTCTGAATGGGCCAAGTGA
- a CDS encoding PilZ domain-containing protein, with the protein MQSYSFIYNRVYFYSKEKRRYRRVPLYYNVEYPLINFRSIRDLIVNGKYLLVIDISEGGMGIKSNLLLKENDFISFQLRLPNADYSFECIACIRNCRYEDDCSIYGAEFVKLDLRYMKLIREYVDETFCELIKKYGESAFSQKA; encoded by the coding sequence ATGCAATCCTACTCCTTTATTTATAACAGAGTCTATTTTTATTCAAAAGAGAAAAGACGCTATAGGCGGGTTCCCCTGTATTATAATGTTGAGTACCCCTTAATAAATTTTAGGTCCATACGGGACCTTATCGTCAATGGCAAATACTTGCTGGTCATTGATATATCAGAAGGAGGTATGGGGATCAAGTCAAATTTATTACTGAAGGAAAATGATTTTATCAGTTTTCAGTTGAGGCTTCCTAATGCCGATTATTCCTTTGAATGTATTGCCTGTATAAGAAATTGCCGTTATGAAGATGATTGCAGCATATATGGAGCTGAGTTCGTTAAATTGGATCTGAGGTATATGAAGCTAATACGTGAATATGTAGATGAAACCTTTTGTGAACTCATTAAGAAATATGGAGAAAGTGCCTTCTCACAAAAGGCTTAA
- a CDS encoding DUF4116 domain-containing protein, whose protein sequence is MPDSTVDPEIVLKKDPYYIKNIDNPSVDLQLKAVSIKPDAIKYINNPSEEVKWKAVEGSVWTLEYIDNPSEDICIYCVEKAWNTLKFIKSPTRAVIIKALENNGWAIQYVKNSDEELQKIAIRSNWEAIKYIKEPTLATQLEAVAMHSKAINYIDNPIFEVKIHAIKNYPETINSFRFTQEELEVLLLNNLNIVKHMNTFDEKYIISIIKEYISREDVEDRFIKAFCEIRRFTIDKVKFMYENGSKRAKRMFVHYNL, encoded by the coding sequence ATGCCAGATAGTACAGTGGATCCTGAAATTGTATTAAAAAAAGATCCATATTATATAAAAAATATAGATAATCCATCAGTTGACCTTCAGTTAAAGGCTGTTTCTATAAAACCTGATGCTATAAAATATATAAACAACCCCTCAGAGGAAGTTAAATGGAAGGCTGTTGAAGGTTCTGTGTGGACTTTGGAGTATATAGATAATCCCAGTGAAGATATCTGTATCTATTGTGTGGAGAAGGCTTGGAATACTCTAAAGTTTATTAAATCACCTACAAGAGCGGTAATTATCAAGGCACTGGAAAATAATGGCTGGGCTATACAGTATGTCAAAAATTCAGATGAAGAGTTGCAAAAGATTGCCATAAGGAGCAACTGGGAGGCTATTAAGTATATCAAGGAGCCGACTTTAGCCACTCAACTTGAGGCTGTTGCCATGCATTCTAAGGCTATAAATTATATAGATAATCCAATCTTTGAGGTGAAAATCCATGCTATAAAAAATTATCCTGAAACCATAAACAGCTTTAGATTTACCCAGGAAGAACTTGAAGTTTTATTGCTTAACAATTTAAATATTGTTAAGCACATGAATACTTTTGATGAAAAGTATATTATTTCAATTATCAAAGAATATATTTCAAGAGAAGATGTGGAAGATAGATTTATAAAGGCCTTTTGTGAAATCCGAAGATTTACCATAGATAAGGTGAAATTTATGTATGAGAACGGAAGCAAAAGGGCTAAGAGGATGTTTGTACACTACAACTTATAA
- a CDS encoding AAA family ATPase has product MNFKEALLTSELILKSGAVPMLVGESGIGKTALVRELAERNGYYLVNIDGNLLKEGEIGGLPIVEDYSVYKDENKTTKKRTVYAVHHKLQEIDKALEENSKRPVLLFIDELNRCEHVVQQELMNIILNREINGYKLPANTLVMAAMNPSSKFNNFSASDYQVVEMDPAQENRFVWLELESDAASWLLWGKRVGIHQDVLNFISIFPQYLHKPDMEGAVRATPRSWERVSRIYEAATANKDHYSSDIFLHAVKGNVGPYIAQEFMNFINNKDKSYLIASELLNRDTLDEELIARIKNESYEKQYLLAVNCIGEISENPNPRIIRYFTSIIRLFPKDLRMAIMKKIKRDMDQDSYESFLDCEEFIEGYFEIFIEAR; this is encoded by the coding sequence ATGAATTTTAAAGAGGCGTTATTAACTTCAGAATTAATATTGAAAAGTGGTGCCGTACCAATGCTGGTTGGTGAGAGTGGCATTGGCAAGACAGCACTGGTAAGAGAATTAGCAGAGAGAAATGGATATTATTTGGTAAACATAGATGGAAACCTCTTAAAAGAAGGTGAAATAGGTGGACTACCCATAGTGGAGGATTACAGTGTATATAAAGATGAAAATAAAACAACTAAGAAAAGAACGGTTTACGCTGTACACCATAAGCTGCAGGAAATTGATAAGGCCCTTGAGGAAAACAGTAAAAGGCCGGTCCTGCTCTTTATAGATGAGCTAAACCGCTGTGAGCACGTGGTACAGCAGGAATTAATGAACATAATCCTCAACAGGGAGATAAACGGATACAAGCTTCCTGCGAATACTCTTGTGATGGCAGCCATGAATCCTTCAAGTAAATTTAATAATTTTTCAGCAAGTGATTATCAAGTGGTGGAAATGGATCCGGCCCAGGAGAACAGATTTGTCTGGCTGGAACTGGAATCTGATGCTGCAAGCTGGCTTCTTTGGGGGAAGAGAGTGGGTATCCATCAGGATGTTCTGAACTTTATCAGTATTTTTCCACAATATCTCCATAAGCCGGACATGGAGGGAGCAGTGAGAGCTACTCCTAGAAGCTGGGAAAGGGTTTCCCGTATTTATGAAGCTGCTACAGCAAATAAAGACCATTACAGCAGCGACATTTTCCTACATGCCGTCAAAGGAAATGTAGGACCTTATATAGCACAGGAGTTTATGAACTTTATAAATAATAAGGATAAGTCTTATTTAATAGCTTCAGAACTACTGAATAGGGACACATTGGATGAGGAACTCATTGCAAGGATAAAAAATGAAAGTTATGAAAAACAGTATTTATTGGCTGTAAATTGCATAGGCGAAATATCAGAAAACCCTAACCCAAGGATAATTAGATACTTTACAAGTATTATAAGGTTGTTCCCCAAGGACTTAAGAATGGCAATAATGAAGAAAATAAAAAGAGATATGGACCAGGATTCCTATGAAAGCTTTCTCGATTGTGAAGAGTTCATCGAAGGTTACTTTGAAATTTTTATAGAGGCTAGGTAA
- a CDS encoding class I SAM-dependent methyltransferase yields the protein MAFYEEISTYYDKIFPVSKNTVDFLKNHIGNPPKSVLDVACGTGGYAIELDKLGYSLTAVDLDREMIRKLSEKTKATNSKVVFLQADMLNLYEEFSGAKFGAIYCIGNSLVHLQSLAQIQSFFAGIRQLLDNEGEFIFQIINYDRILTKGITSLPCIVNESVPLSFERYYDYIEETQKIIFKTILSLDNKKLENQVELTPLTYDDAILMLTNAGFSEIDAYGDFKGSKFDKESSYSLVIAASK from the coding sequence ATGGCTTTTTATGAAGAGATTTCAACCTACTATGACAAAATATTTCCTGTCTCAAAAAATACTGTAGATTTTCTCAAAAACCATATAGGTAATCCGCCTAAATCAGTTCTTGATGTAGCCTGTGGTACAGGTGGTTATGCCATAGAACTGGATAAGCTTGGATATAGTTTGACTGCAGTAGACCTAGACAGAGAAATGATTCGTAAATTAAGTGAAAAGACAAAAGCTACAAATAGTAAAGTAGTGTTCTTGCAGGCAGATATGCTGAACTTGTACGAGGAATTTAGCGGAGCTAAGTTTGGAGCTATATATTGTATTGGAAACTCTCTGGTTCATCTCCAGAGTCTTGCTCAAATTCAGAGCTTCTTTGCTGGAATCCGTCAGTTGCTGGACAATGAAGGGGAATTTATATTTCAAATAATTAATTATGACAGAATACTTACTAAAGGAATTACATCTCTGCCTTGTATAGTTAATGAAAGTGTGCCCTTAAGCTTTGAAAGATATTATGATTACATTGAGGAGACACAGAAAATTATTTTCAAAACAATTTTATCTTTAGACAATAAAAAACTTGAAAATCAAGTGGAATTAACTCCCTTGACATATGACGATGCAATTTTGATGTTGACAAATGCGGGATTCAGCGAAATAGATGCCTATGGAGATTTTAAAGGCAGTAAATTTGATAAAGAGAGTTCATATTCTCTTGTTATAGCAGCAAGCAAATAA
- a CDS encoding FprA family A-type flavoprotein has protein sequence MYCVQEIAPKIFWVGGSDRRLELFENMFPLPNGVAYNSYLIMDEKTALIDTVDRSIGQIYLENIVHVLGGRELDYLVVNHMEPDHCANIDEIVRRYPNVKLVGNQKTFQFMEQFYEMDMTKNYLEVKEGDELSLGSHTLRFYSAPMVHWPEVMVTYETTKGILFSADAFGSFGAHSGNIFADEVDEIDVAEARRYYSNIVGRYGTQVQALFKKVGGLEINMICALHGLIWRGEKISFILDLYDKWSRYEPEKKGVVLVYASMYGNTENAVHVLANKLAQRGIRDMHMYDVSKTHSSFIIADLWKYSHVVFASPTYNMHLYFVMDTLLKDISVLNLKNRKVSLIGNYSWASAALKSMKEQIEKMQGMELVGEPIDIRSALKPEGEQEIDKLADAIAASFK, from the coding sequence ATGTATTGTGTGCAAGAAATAGCACCAAAAATATTCTGGGTCGGTGGTAGTGATAGGAGATTAGAACTTTTTGAAAATATGTTTCCATTGCCTAATGGGGTAGCATATAATTCCTATTTAATTATGGATGAAAAAACGGCTTTAATTGATACCGTTGATCGTTCCATAGGTCAAATATATCTGGAAAATATTGTCCATGTATTAGGTGGCCGTGAACTGGATTATCTTGTTGTTAATCATATGGAACCAGACCATTGTGCCAATATCGATGAAATAGTACGTCGTTACCCTAATGTTAAGTTAGTAGGAAACCAAAAGACCTTCCAATTCATGGAACAATTTTACGAAATGGATATGACCAAGAATTACCTGGAGGTAAAGGAAGGAGACGAACTTTCCTTAGGCAGCCATACCCTACGCTTCTACTCTGCCCCTATGGTGCATTGGCCTGAGGTTATGGTAACTTATGAGACAACTAAAGGTATCTTATTCTCTGCTGATGCTTTTGGTTCTTTTGGAGCTCATTCTGGTAATATCTTTGCGGATGAGGTAGACGAAATAGATGTTGCTGAAGCAAGACGTTATTACTCAAATATTGTAGGCCGTTATGGCACTCAGGTTCAAGCCTTATTTAAAAAGGTTGGAGGCCTCGAAATCAATATGATCTGCGCTTTACACGGTCTAATTTGGCGTGGTGAAAAGATCAGCTTTATCTTGGATTTATACGATAAATGGAGCCGTTATGAGCCGGAAAAGAAGGGTGTAGTGCTTGTATATGCCTCCATGTATGGCAATACAGAAAATGCAGTACACGTTTTGGCAAATAAGCTGGCCCAGCGCGGTATCCGTGATATGCATATGTATGATGTATCAAAGACTCATTCTTCCTTCATCATAGCAGATTTGTGGAAATACAGCCATGTGGTGTTTGCATCACCGACTTACAATATGCACCTATACTTTGTTATGGATACATTATTAAAGGATATTTCTGTATTGAACTTAAAGAACCGTAAGGTATCTCTTATAGGTAATTATTCCTGGGCCAGTGCAGCATTAAAATCCATGAAAGAGCAAATTGAAAAGATGCAAGGCATGGAGCTGGTTGGCGAACCAATTGATATTCGTTCAGCGCTTAAGCCAGAAGGCGAACAGGAAATTGATAAACTTGCTGATGCTATAGCTGCATCCTTTAAGTAA
- a CDS encoding AAA domain-containing protein, translating to MKENSKERIIRLFQFLKQYNNIKNPIITDISNQPWKKWMDNLPKHKTVLNNIYCQQQDEKACEGILRVKRPVLTACPTLPIELRQWVEVGWDHINGDVKVKAEIKVRKEASYKDEIEYTVVKFEEDRERVKVFNHWKAQREAWVKEEQPARAADDLFNTLYGLYSTIMREPEAVELILGDAFLLYKKDVFIDHPLLLQHVKLEFDADIPEFILRHSDKGTEIYRSLFYYIEDLNSELLRELYDEFDINKYSVLEQANTNSFLNRLANALSAKGQFHEFRMDVSNNYENPQIYRRPVLFLRKRNIGFGTALDSVLEDINTAGKLPGFLKDVVGCTEERHYTEEAFKTMGSLNPNGIDEDILMTKPANSEQLAVAKYLEYNDAVLVQGPPGTGKTHTIANMIGHLLAQGKSILVTSYSEKALSVLKSKVADNLQALCLSLLSTTESREEMEKTLDEINENRSRLNPATLIWQIEALERVRREQISRLRNLQLKLKDARLNEYRPIVINGEEFKPIEAAKFLSKYKDTYSWIPTPVKGGEGTSLTEAEILELYGSDILISAEEEREYHNDLPELEELMSPTDFYKLITKKNSYREEELKSYEDCWHPVRREASIEALQVVIKDINAALEKLQTENEWMLAAMEGSREDAVRKNWEGLIREIDKVYKMNLVISEELIKYNPEIQQVDSKIDVEKLLEAIIEKLEASGKVSRLNLILNPDMKTVINSCRINGKVPKHLNEYRALLKYYRLSKARMQLANRWDRQMAPLGADRTYAMGVDFEIVCHKYRGLLEEALLWYEKYWNPIISKLKSLGVDLIRVDKNIDLSKDKYSRLKYIKQELGPKLIAVINSEIYRLEYSKYVNLKEGIERKVNTYSQAQTSKIISSLQTALHMESVALYKEAYEALANLKKKGQDIDRRKYLLRKLSDTAPAWAKEIALRNPPHGEGNPPTAIKEAWLYAQFSQELIERDSQYIESIQEEILKIEEELKENTAELAFKKAWQAKLLNFQDNRKQVQAIEGWRQLIRKIGTGTGKKVEVYKAEARKLMPECQGAIPVWIMPLSKVVENFNPRQNKFDVVIIDEASQADLMGLVALYLGKKAIVVGDNEQVSPLAVGERSEDVDKLIKEYLYDIPNDKLYSGKFSIYDLAQASGYQPVRLREHFRCVPEIIQYSNWLSYNGAIKPLRDSSEVVIKPATVTYRVHGATCRNKMNKKEAETIVSLILACCESEEYKDKTFGVITLRGEKQAALIDTMLQNRMEPSEYKKRQILCGKSANFQGDERDIIFLSMVDTNESEGLLNLMKYGNDDLYKKRYNVAVSRARDQIWLVHSIGDDDLKPGDIRKELMEYLKNPTSKEIIFDTLSKAAESEFEVDVMKFLIGRGYSIKPQWSVGSYRIDMVAIYKDKKVAIECDGERWHGEDKLEEDMVRQAILERLGWRFIRIRGSEFYRNKLSTMERVCERLTAMEIYPCNGDLDIENARDFSLVEKVKSIAQSIRNEWKEEK from the coding sequence GTGAAGGAGAATTCAAAGGAAAGAATTATAAGGCTGTTTCAATTTTTGAAGCAATATAATAATATAAAAAATCCAATAATTACAGACATCTCAAATCAGCCCTGGAAGAAGTGGATGGACAACTTACCCAAGCATAAGACAGTGTTAAATAATATCTATTGCCAGCAGCAGGATGAAAAAGCTTGCGAAGGAATATTAAGGGTTAAAAGACCGGTTTTAACTGCTTGTCCAACATTACCCATAGAACTTAGACAATGGGTAGAAGTGGGCTGGGACCATATAAATGGAGATGTGAAAGTAAAAGCTGAAATAAAAGTAAGGAAGGAAGCAAGCTACAAGGACGAAATTGAGTACACCGTAGTTAAATTCGAAGAGGACAGAGAAAGGGTTAAGGTCTTTAACCACTGGAAAGCTCAAAGAGAGGCATGGGTTAAAGAGGAACAGCCTGCACGGGCTGCCGATGACCTCTTTAATACACTTTATGGCCTATATTCAACTATTATGAGGGAGCCGGAAGCGGTGGAATTGATCTTAGGAGATGCCTTTCTGCTGTACAAGAAAGATGTATTCATTGATCACCCTCTGCTTTTACAGCATGTAAAACTGGAGTTTGATGCGGATATACCTGAATTTATACTTAGACATTCTGATAAGGGAACTGAAATCTACAGGAGTCTGTTTTATTACATAGAAGACTTAAATAGTGAATTACTGCGAGAGCTCTATGATGAATTTGATATCAATAAATATTCTGTGCTTGAACAGGCCAATACAAATTCATTTTTAAATAGACTTGCAAATGCACTTTCAGCTAAGGGACAGTTTCATGAATTCAGAATGGATGTATCAAATAATTATGAAAATCCACAGATTTACAGAAGACCGGTGCTGTTTTTGAGAAAGAGAAATATAGGCTTTGGCACAGCACTTGATTCCGTATTAGAAGACATCAATACAGCCGGTAAGCTGCCGGGATTTCTAAAGGATGTAGTAGGCTGCACCGAAGAAAGGCATTATACGGAAGAAGCCTTTAAAACCATGGGAAGCCTTAATCCAAATGGCATAGATGAGGACATTTTAATGACCAAGCCGGCCAACAGTGAGCAGTTAGCAGTTGCAAAATATCTGGAATATAACGATGCGGTATTGGTGCAGGGGCCTCCGGGAACAGGCAAAACCCATACCATAGCAAATATGATAGGCCACCTATTAGCCCAAGGTAAAAGCATTTTAGTGACAAGCTACAGTGAGAAGGCTCTTTCTGTATTAAAGAGTAAAGTGGCGGATAACCTGCAGGCCTTATGTCTAAGTTTATTGAGTACTACCGAAAGCAGAGAGGAAATGGAGAAAACCTTAGATGAAATAAATGAGAACAGGTCGAGGTTAAATCCAGCCACATTGATTTGGCAGATTGAAGCTTTAGAGCGAGTTAGAAGGGAACAAATAAGCAGATTGAGAAACCTGCAGCTAAAGCTGAAAGATGCCCGGCTAAATGAGTACAGGCCTATAGTTATTAACGGAGAGGAATTTAAGCCTATAGAGGCAGCTAAATTTCTCAGCAAATATAAAGATACATATTCCTGGATACCCACCCCGGTAAAAGGTGGGGAAGGAACTTCTCTGACTGAAGCAGAGATATTGGAGCTCTATGGCTCAGATATTTTGATTTCAGCAGAGGAAGAAAGGGAATACCATAATGACCTGCCGGAATTAGAAGAGCTAATGAGTCCCACAGATTTTTATAAGCTGATAACTAAGAAAAACAGCTACAGAGAAGAAGAACTCAAGAGTTACGAAGACTGTTGGCATCCCGTAAGACGGGAGGCATCCATAGAGGCTTTACAAGTTGTAATAAAAGATATAAACGCCGCCTTGGAAAAGCTGCAGACAGAGAATGAGTGGATGCTGGCTGCTATGGAAGGTTCAAGGGAAGATGCGGTGAGAAAGAATTGGGAAGGCCTTATCAGAGAAATAGATAAGGTATATAAAATGAATTTGGTTATTTCAGAAGAGTTGATTAAGTACAATCCTGAGATCCAGCAGGTTGATAGCAAAATAGATGTGGAAAAACTGCTTGAGGCCATAATAGAGAAGCTGGAAGCATCGGGCAAGGTTTCAAGACTGAACCTGATATTAAATCCTGATATGAAGACAGTTATCAACAGCTGTAGAATAAACGGGAAGGTGCCCAAACATCTCAATGAATATAGGGCTTTGCTGAAGTACTACCGCTTAAGCAAGGCTAGAATGCAACTGGCTAACCGATGGGACAGGCAGATGGCACCACTAGGGGCAGATAGGACCTATGCCATGGGAGTGGATTTTGAAATAGTTTGTCATAAGTACCGAGGCCTTTTGGAAGAAGCTCTCCTATGGTATGAAAAATACTGGAATCCCATAATATCTAAATTGAAGTCCCTTGGTGTGGATTTGATAAGAGTAGATAAAAACATAGATCTATCAAAGGATAAGTACAGTAGATTAAAATATATAAAGCAGGAACTTGGACCAAAACTTATAGCCGTTATCAATTCTGAAATTTACAGACTTGAGTACTCAAAGTATGTAAACCTAAAAGAAGGCATAGAAAGGAAGGTTAATACATACTCCCAAGCTCAGACCAGCAAAATAATCAGTAGCCTGCAGACTGCATTACATATGGAATCGGTGGCTTTGTATAAGGAAGCCTATGAAGCCTTGGCGAATTTAAAGAAGAAAGGCCAGGATATAGACCGAAGAAAATACCTCCTAAGAAAGTTAAGTGACACCGCTCCGGCTTGGGCTAAAGAGATTGCACTGAGAAATCCCCCCCATGGAGAGGGAAATCCGCCTACAGCCATTAAGGAGGCCTGGCTATATGCTCAATTCAGCCAGGAATTAATAGAAAGAGATAGTCAATATATTGAGTCTATTCAAGAAGAAATACTTAAAATCGAGGAAGAGCTTAAGGAAAACACAGCAGAGTTAGCTTTTAAAAAGGCCTGGCAGGCAAAGCTCTTGAATTTCCAAGACAATAGAAAACAGGTACAAGCCATTGAAGGTTGGAGACAGCTTATCAGAAAGATTGGCACAGGGACGGGCAAGAAGGTTGAGGTATACAAGGCTGAGGCACGAAAGCTAATGCCTGAATGTCAGGGAGCAATTCCCGTATGGATAATGCCATTGAGTAAGGTGGTAGAGAATTTTAATCCCAGACAAAATAAGTTTGATGTGGTAATAATTGATGAGGCCAGTCAGGCGGATTTGATGGGGCTTGTAGCCCTTTATCTGGGAAAAAAGGCCATAGTGGTAGGTGACAATGAGCAGGTAAGCCCCCTGGCCGTAGGAGAAAGAAGTGAGGATGTAGACAAGCTTATAAAAGAATACCTCTATGACATTCCCAACGATAAATTATACTCCGGCAAGTTTTCCATCTATGATTTGGCTCAGGCTTCGGGTTACCAGCCTGTCAGATTAAGGGAACACTTCAGATGTGTACCTGAGATAATCCAGTATTCCAATTGGCTGTCCTATAATGGTGCTATAAAGCCCCTAAGAGATTCCAGTGAAGTAGTCATAAAACCTGCAACTGTAACCTATAGGGTCCATGGAGCAACCTGCAGGAATAAGATGAATAAAAAAGAGGCAGAGACCATTGTGTCTTTAATACTTGCCTGCTGTGAAAGTGAAGAATATAAGGACAAGACCTTTGGAGTCATCACCTTAAGGGGAGAGAAACAGGCAGCCTTAATAGATACAATGCTGCAAAATAGGATGGAACCCTCTGAATATAAAAAGAGACAAATCCTCTGCGGTAAATCTGCCAATTTCCAAGGCGATGAAAGGGATATAATTTTCTTGTCCATGGTGGATACAAATGAAAGTGAAGGACTTCTTAATCTTATGAAATACGGAAACGATGACTTATACAAAAAGAGGTATAACGTGGCAGTAAGCCGTGCAAGAGACCAAATTTGGCTGGTTCATTCAATTGGAGATGACGACCTTAAGCCCGGTGATATCAGAAAAGAGCTAATGGAATACTTGAAAAATCCTACTTCAAAGGAAATTATATTTGATACACTTTCAAAGGCTGCAGAGTCTGAATTTGAAGTGGACGTCATGAAGTTCCTCATTGGAAGAGGCTACAGTATAAAACCTCAGTGGTCTGTCGGTTCCTACAGAATCGATATGGTGGCAATTTATAAAGATAAGAAGGTTGCCATTGAGTGTGACGGTGAGAGATGGCACGGTGAGGATAAACTTGAAGAAGATATGGTAAGACAAGCTATTCTTGAAAGATTGGGCTGGCGTTTTATCAGAATCAGAGGAAGTGAGTTCTACAGAAACAAGTTAAGCACTATGGAAAGGGTATGCGAAAGGCTCACTGCCATGGAAATATATCCTTGTAATGGCGACTTAGATATTGAAAATGCAAGGGACTTTTCACTTGTTGAAAAAGTTAAATCCATAGCCCAAAGCATAAGGAATGAATGGAAAGAAGAAAAATAA